A stretch of the Streptomyces sp. NBC_01428 genome encodes the following:
- a CDS encoding metal ABC transporter substrate-binding protein gives MNVRRRLISGSAALVATALGLGVLSACSGSASADGKGGGKLDVVASFYPLQYLAEEIGGSHVSVTNLTQPGQEPHDLEISARQTAQLQEADAVLYLKNLQPAVDDAVAQSEVGTKIDAASLTTLEKHGNEVGGHAAEHDHRAGEEAGAADPHVWLDPVRFGQVAEGVAKGLEKADPRHAGDYARNMAALRKKFDALDKDFRDGLAHTDTKTFITTHAAFGYLAERYGLTEEAINGLDPESEPSAKRVRGLETLAKADGVTTVFYETLVSDKTARTIARDAGLRADVLDPIEGITGKSKGDDYMEVMRSNLKALQTALGAR, from the coding sequence ATGAACGTACGACGACGCCTCATATCCGGGTCCGCCGCGCTGGTGGCCACCGCCCTCGGTCTCGGGGTCCTCTCGGCCTGCTCGGGTTCGGCATCGGCCGACGGCAAGGGCGGGGGGAAGCTCGACGTGGTGGCGTCGTTCTATCCGCTCCAGTACCTGGCCGAGGAGATCGGCGGGTCGCATGTGAGCGTGACGAATCTGACGCAGCCCGGTCAGGAGCCGCACGACCTGGAGATCAGCGCGCGGCAGACCGCGCAGCTGCAGGAGGCGGACGCCGTCCTCTATCTGAAGAACCTGCAGCCGGCCGTCGACGACGCGGTCGCCCAGTCCGAGGTGGGCACGAAGATCGACGCGGCGTCGCTGACGACGCTGGAGAAGCACGGGAACGAGGTCGGCGGGCACGCGGCCGAACACGATCACCGTGCGGGCGAGGAGGCGGGGGCCGCCGATCCGCACGTCTGGCTGGACCCGGTGCGGTTCGGTCAGGTGGCGGAAGGCGTCGCGAAGGGGCTGGAGAAGGCCGATCCGCGGCATGCCGGGGACTACGCGAGGAACATGGCGGCGCTGCGGAAGAAGTTCGACGCGCTGGACAAGGACTTCCGTGACGGGCTGGCGCACACGGACACGAAGACGTTCATCACCACGCACGCCGCGTTCGGTTACCTCGCGGAGCGGTACGGGCTGACGGAGGAGGCCATCAACGGACTGGATCCGGAGTCGGAGCCGAGCGCGAAGCGGGTGCGGGGGCTGGAGACGCTGGCGAAGGCCGACGGGGTGACGACGGTGTTCTACGAGACGCTCGTGAGTGACAAGACGGCCCGGACGATCGCGCGGGACGCGGGGCTGCGGGCGGATGTCCTCGATCCGATCGAGGGGATCACCGGCAAGTCGAAGGGTGACGACTACATGGAGGTCATGCGGTCGAACCTGAAGGCGCTGCAGACGGCTCTGGGGGCGAGGTGA
- a CDS encoding glycine--tRNA ligase, whose product MAADKIDTIVSLSKRRGFVFPSSEIYGGQRAAWDYGPLGVELKENIKRQWWRYMVTSREDVVGIDSSVILATETWVASGHVATFSDPLTECTSCHKRYRADHLEEGYEAKHGRLPENGLADINCPNCGNKGMFTEPKQFSGLLSTHLGPTQDSGSIAYLRPETAQGIFTNFAQVQTTSRRKPPFGIAQMGKSFRNEITPGNFIFRTREFEQMEMEFFVKPGEDEKWQEYWMQERWNWYTGLGLREENMRWYEHAQEKLSHYSKRTADIEYRFQFGGNEWGELEGVANRTDYDLGAHSKASGQDLSYFDQEAGERWTPYVIEPAAGVGRAMLAFLLDAYIEDEAPNAKGKMEKRTVLRLDPRLSPVKVAVLPLSRNPELSPKAKGLATALRQHWNIEFDDAGAIGRRYRRQDEIGTPFCVTVDFDTLDDNAVTVRERDSMKQERVSLDQIEGYLASRLVGC is encoded by the coding sequence GTGGCCGCCGACAAGATCGACACCATCGTCAGCCTGAGCAAGCGCCGTGGCTTCGTTTTCCCCAGTAGTGAGATCTACGGCGGACAGCGTGCCGCCTGGGACTACGGCCCGCTCGGCGTCGAACTCAAGGAGAACATCAAGCGCCAGTGGTGGCGCTACATGGTCACCTCGCGTGAGGACGTCGTCGGTATCGACTCATCGGTGATCCTGGCCACCGAGACCTGGGTCGCCTCCGGACACGTCGCCACCTTCTCGGACCCCCTCACCGAGTGCACCTCCTGTCACAAGCGCTACCGCGCCGACCACCTCGAAGAGGGCTACGAGGCCAAGCACGGCCGCCTCCCCGAGAACGGCCTCGCCGACATCAACTGCCCCAACTGCGGCAACAAGGGCATGTTCACCGAGCCCAAGCAGTTCTCCGGCCTCCTGAGCACCCACCTCGGCCCCACCCAGGACAGCGGCTCCATCGCCTACCTGCGCCCCGAGACCGCCCAGGGCATCTTCACCAACTTCGCCCAGGTACAGACCACCTCGCGCCGCAAACCCCCCTTCGGCATCGCGCAGATGGGCAAGTCCTTCCGCAACGAGATCACCCCCGGCAACTTCATCTTCCGCACCCGCGAGTTCGAACAGATGGAGATGGAATTCTTCGTCAAGCCGGGCGAGGACGAGAAGTGGCAGGAGTACTGGATGCAGGAACGCTGGAACTGGTACACCGGCCTCGGCCTCCGCGAAGAGAACATGCGCTGGTACGAGCACGCCCAGGAGAAGCTCTCCCACTACTCCAAGCGCACCGCCGACATCGAGTACCGCTTCCAGTTCGGCGGCAACGAATGGGGCGAACTCGAAGGCGTCGCCAACCGCACCGACTACGACCTCGGCGCCCACTCCAAGGCCTCCGGCCAGGACCTCTCCTACTTCGACCAGGAAGCCGGAGAGCGCTGGACCCCGTACGTCATCGAACCCGCCGCCGGCGTCGGCCGCGCCATGCTCGCCTTCCTCCTCGACGCCTACATCGAGGACGAAGCCCCCAACGCCAAGGGCAAGATGGAGAAGCGCACCGTCCTGCGCCTCGACCCCCGCCTCTCACCCGTCAAGGTCGCCGTGCTGCCGCTGTCGCGGAACCCGGAGCTCTCGCCCAAGGCGAAGGGACTGGCCACCGCGCTGCGCCAGCACTGGAACATCGAGTTCGACGACGCCGGCGCCATCGGCCGCCGCTACCGCCGCCAGGACGAGATCGGCACCCCCTTCTGCGTCACCGTCGACTTCGACACCCTCGACGACAACGCCGTCACCGTGCGCGAGCGCGACTCCATGAAGCAGGAGCGCGTCTCCCTCGACCAGATCGAGGGCTACCTCGCCAGCCGCCTCGTCGGCTGCTGA
- a CDS encoding chitinase codes for MIRRKLRLLAVALAAAVLTPLSVAGAPSAAAADTCAVKSRPAGKVLQGYWENWDGSSNGVHPPFGWTPITDARIAQHGYNVLNAAFPVIRSDGTALWEDGMDAGVKVATPAEMCAAKASGQTILMSIGGAAAGIDLSSSAVADRFVATIVPILKKYNFDGIDIDIETGLTGSGNIGQLSASQANLIRIIDGVLAKMPSNFGLTMAPETAYVTGGSITYGSIWGAYLPIVKKYADNGRLWWLNMQYYNGSMYGCAGDSYSAGTVQGFTAQTDCLNKGLVVQGTTVKVPYDKQVPGLPAQSGAGGGYMAPSLVSQAWKHYGTGLKGLMTWSVNWDGSKNWTFGDNVKALQGR; via the coding sequence ATGATTCGTCGCAAGCTCCGCCTGCTCGCCGTCGCCCTGGCAGCGGCGGTCCTGACCCCGTTGTCGGTGGCCGGTGCGCCCAGTGCCGCCGCGGCCGACACCTGTGCCGTGAAGTCGCGTCCGGCCGGCAAGGTTCTCCAGGGCTACTGGGAGAACTGGGACGGCTCGTCCAACGGGGTGCATCCGCCGTTCGGCTGGACGCCGATCACCGACGCGCGGATCGCCCAGCACGGTTACAACGTGCTCAACGCGGCGTTTCCCGTGATCCGTTCGGACGGGACGGCGTTGTGGGAGGACGGGATGGACGCGGGGGTGAAGGTCGCGACGCCCGCCGAGATGTGCGCGGCCAAGGCGTCGGGGCAGACGATCCTGATGTCGATCGGTGGCGCGGCCGCGGGGATCGATCTGAGTTCCTCGGCGGTCGCGGACCGTTTCGTGGCGACGATCGTGCCGATTCTGAAGAAGTACAACTTCGACGGGATCGACATCGACATCGAGACGGGGCTGACGGGCAGCGGGAACATCGGTCAGTTGTCGGCGTCGCAGGCGAACCTGATCCGGATCATCGACGGGGTGCTGGCGAAGATGCCGTCGAACTTCGGGCTGACGATGGCGCCGGAGACGGCGTATGTGACGGGTGGCAGCATCACGTACGGGTCGATCTGGGGCGCGTATCTGCCGATCGTGAAGAAGTACGCGGACAACGGCCGGCTGTGGTGGCTGAACATGCAGTACTACAACGGGAGCATGTACGGGTGTGCCGGTGACTCGTACTCGGCGGGCACGGTGCAGGGGTTCACGGCGCAGACGGACTGCCTGAACAAGGGTCTCGTGGTACAGGGGACGACGGTCAAGGTGCCGTACGACAAGCAGGTGCCGGGGTTGCCCGCGCAGTCGGGTGCGGGGGGCGGTTACATGGCGCCGAGTCTGGTGTCGCAGGCGTGGAAGCACTACGGGACAGGTCTGAAGGGTCTGATGACCTGGTCGGTGAACTGGGATGGTTCGAAGAACTGGACGTTCGGCGACAACGTGAAGGCGTTGCAGGGCCGTTGA
- a CDS encoding aldo/keto reductase: protein MQTRPLGTTGPQVSALGLGCMGMSALYGDADRAESVATIHAALEAGVTLLDTGDFYAMGHNEMLIGEALRSASAASRERALTSVKFGALRDPDGGWSGYDGRPAAVKNFAAYSLQRLGVDHIDVYRIARVDPGIPIEETVGAIAELVEAGHVRHIGLSEAGADSIRRAAATAPISDLQIEYSLISRGIEGEILAATRELGIGITAYGVLSRGLISGHFTADRQLGANDFRAMSPRFQGDNLRHNLSLVDALRKIAEQKGVSVAQIAIAWVLSRGEDIVPLVGARTRERLAEALGALDVTLDEADLAAIERAVPVDAAAGDRYPAAQMAHLDSER from the coding sequence ATGCAAACCCGCCCCCTCGGAACCACCGGCCCCCAGGTCTCCGCCCTCGGCCTCGGCTGCATGGGCATGTCCGCGCTCTATGGGGACGCGGACCGGGCCGAGTCCGTCGCGACGATCCATGCCGCGCTCGAAGCGGGCGTGACCCTGCTCGACACGGGCGATTTCTACGCGATGGGTCACAACGAGATGCTGATCGGGGAGGCGCTGCGTTCGGCGTCGGCGGCGTCGCGTGAGCGGGCGTTGACGAGTGTGAAGTTCGGGGCGTTGCGGGATCCGGACGGGGGCTGGTCGGGGTATGACGGGCGTCCTGCGGCGGTGAAGAATTTCGCCGCCTATTCCTTGCAGCGCCTCGGTGTCGATCATATCGATGTGTACCGGATCGCCCGGGTCGATCCCGGAATTCCCATCGAGGAGACCGTGGGTGCGATCGCGGAGCTGGTGGAGGCCGGGCATGTGCGGCACATCGGGTTGAGCGAGGCCGGCGCGGACTCGATCCGGCGTGCGGCGGCGACGGCGCCGATCTCGGATCTGCAGATCGAGTATTCGCTGATCTCGCGGGGCATCGAGGGGGAGATCCTCGCGGCGACGCGTGAGCTGGGGATCGGGATCACGGCGTACGGGGTGTTGTCGCGCGGGCTGATCTCGGGGCATTTCACGGCGGACCGGCAGTTGGGGGCGAACGACTTCCGGGCGATGAGTCCCCGTTTCCAGGGCGACAATCTGCGGCACAACCTCTCGCTGGTGGACGCGTTGCGGAAGATCGCCGAGCAGAAGGGTGTCAGCGTCGCGCAGATCGCGATCGCGTGGGTGCTGTCGCGGGGCGAGGACATCGTGCCGTTGGTGGGTGCGCGGACCCGGGAGCGGCTCGCGGAGGCGCTGGGCGCTCTGGACGTGACGCTGGACGAGGCGGACCTGGCGGCGATCGAGCGGGCGGTGCCGGTGGACGCGGCCGCCGGTGACCGTTACCCGGCGGCGCAGATGGCACATCTCGACAGCGAGCGCTGA
- a CDS encoding TetR family transcriptional regulator: MAQTGEALTAERILVATEEVLRRHGPAKATVVDVARALGVSHGSVYRHFRTKAALREAVTKRWLDRTSATLGEIAGSAAHPAPVALEHWLGALFTAKRHKAGDDPELFATYTVLLGEASAVVEEHIAELVEQVTQIVFRGVQEGDFSSVDGDSAATARAVFDATGRFHDPAYAGEWEQPGIEAEFVAVVRLLLRGLRRRID, from the coding sequence ATGGCACAGACCGGTGAAGCACTGACGGCGGAGCGCATCCTCGTGGCGACGGAGGAGGTGCTGCGCCGCCATGGCCCGGCCAAGGCGACCGTGGTGGACGTGGCGCGTGCGCTGGGTGTCAGCCACGGCAGTGTCTACCGGCATTTCCGTACGAAGGCGGCGCTGCGGGAGGCGGTCACGAAGCGGTGGCTGGACCGGACGTCGGCGACGCTGGGGGAGATCGCGGGGTCGGCCGCGCACCCGGCTCCGGTGGCTCTGGAGCACTGGCTGGGCGCGCTGTTCACGGCGAAGCGGCACAAGGCGGGGGACGATCCGGAGCTGTTCGCGACGTACACGGTGCTGCTCGGTGAGGCGAGCGCGGTGGTGGAGGAGCACATCGCGGAGCTGGTGGAGCAGGTGACGCAGATCGTGTTCCGGGGTGTTCAGGAGGGCGATTTCTCGTCGGTGGACGGTGATTCGGCGGCGACGGCGCGTGCGGTGTTCGACGCGACGGGCCGTTTTCACGATCCGGCGTACGCGGGTGAGTGGGAGCAGCCGGGGATCGAGGCGGAGTTCGTGGCGGTGGTCCGTCTGCTGTTGCGTGGTCTGCGTCGTCGTATCGACTGA